A single region of the Roseivivax sp. THAF197b genome encodes:
- a CDS encoding NUDIX domain-containing protein has protein sequence MRSVSRKSEPTPAALAVVIREGHALLVRRGNRPDAGLWGYPGGKCEAGESAAETALRELGEETGLVATRATMLGTLHVLRPDFHYRLDAFLCHDATGAARAADDAEEAGWFPVPHVIGGRYLMSRDVDRLCLRAMGWITSSRPVL, from the coding sequence TTGCGCTCCGTATCGAGGAAGTCTGAACCGACACCTGCCGCGCTCGCGGTGGTGATCCGCGAGGGGCATGCCCTTCTAGTGCGCCGGGGCAATCGGCCCGATGCGGGGCTTTGGGGTTATCCCGGCGGGAAATGCGAAGCCGGAGAGAGCGCGGCCGAGACCGCCTTGCGCGAATTGGGCGAAGAGACCGGGCTAGTCGCCACGCGCGCGACGATGCTTGGCACGCTCCATGTCCTGCGGCCAGATTTCCACTACCGGCTCGATGCGTTTCTTTGCCATGACGCGACCGGGGCTGCACGCGCGGCGGATGATGCCGAGGAGGCGGGCTGGTTCCCGGTCCCGCACGTGATCGGCGGACGGTACCTGATGAGCCGGGATGTGGACCGGTTGTGCCTTCGGGCGATGGGCTGGATCACCAGCTCGAGGCCCGTCCTCTGA
- a CDS encoding homoserine dehydrogenase, which yields MSDPLRLGIAGLGTVGAGVIKIVRQKANLLATRTGRPIQIVAVSARNRDKDRGVRLTDFDWEDDPVTLARRDDVDVFVELMGGSDGPAKAATQAALEAGKDVVTANKAMLAHHGQMLAQMADEKGAVLRFEAAVAGGIPVIKALTEGLAGNEISRVMGVMNGTCNYILTRMESGGLTYAEAFAEADDLGFLEADPELDVGGIDAGHKLALLSAIAFGTEVDFAGVKLEGIGKVSIDDIRQAADMGYKIKLLGVARMTGRGLEQRMAPCLVPQTSPLGQLDGGTNMVVIEGDSVGQIVLRGAGAGEGPTASAVLGDVMDIARGLRISTFGKPAAGLNKVQSATVATPAPYYLRMRLLDKPGALAKVATALGDAGISINRMRQYDHSQDTAPVLIVTHKTTRDALDRAIGAMSTSGVLGSDPVALRIEEV from the coding sequence ATGTCAGACCCCTTGCGTCTTGGAATTGCAGGCCTCGGCACGGTCGGGGCGGGTGTCATCAAGATCGTGCGCCAGAAGGCCAATCTCCTGGCCACGCGCACCGGGCGGCCGATCCAGATCGTCGCCGTTTCCGCACGCAACCGCGACAAGGATCGCGGCGTGCGCCTGACCGATTTCGACTGGGAAGACGATCCCGTCACGCTGGCGCGGCGCGACGATGTCGATGTCTTCGTGGAACTCATGGGCGGCTCGGACGGGCCTGCCAAGGCCGCGACCCAGGCCGCGCTCGAGGCGGGCAAGGATGTGGTGACCGCGAACAAGGCGATGCTGGCCCATCACGGCCAGATGCTTGCCCAGATGGCCGACGAGAAGGGCGCGGTCCTGCGCTTCGAGGCCGCGGTTGCGGGCGGCATCCCCGTGATCAAGGCCCTGACCGAGGGATTGGCCGGCAACGAGATCAGCCGCGTCATGGGCGTGATGAACGGCACCTGCAATTACATCCTGACGCGGATGGAATCGGGCGGGCTGACCTATGCCGAGGCCTTCGCCGAAGCCGATGACCTGGGCTTTCTCGAAGCCGATCCCGAGCTGGACGTGGGCGGCATCGATGCCGGGCACAAGCTGGCGCTCCTTTCGGCCATCGCCTTCGGCACGGAGGTGGATTTCGCGGGCGTGAAGCTCGAAGGCATCGGCAAGGTGTCCATCGACGATATCCGCCAGGCCGCCGACATGGGCTACAAGATCAAGCTTCTGGGCGTGGCGCGGATGACCGGCCGCGGGCTGGAACAGCGCATGGCGCCGTGCCTCGTGCCGCAGACCTCGCCGCTGGGCCAGCTCGATGGCGGCACCAACATGGTGGTGATCGAGGGCGACAGCGTCGGCCAGATCGTCCTGCGTGGCGCGGGCGCGGGCGAGGGGCCCACGGCCTCCGCCGTCCTCGGCGACGTGATGGATATCGCGCGCGGCTTGCGCATCTCGACCTTCGGCAAGCCCGCGGCGGGGCTCAACAAGGTGCAATCGGCGACGGTCGCAACGCCCGCGCCCTATTACCTGCGCATGCGGCTTCTCGACAAGCCGGGCGCGCTGGCCAAGGTCGCCACGGCCCTGGGCGATGCGGGCATCTCGATCAACCGGATGCGCCAATACGATCATTCGCAGGATACGGCGCCCGTGCTGATCGTCACCCACAAGACCACGCGCGATGCGCTGGACCGCGCGATCGGCGCGATGAGCACGTCCGGTGTCCTGGGGAGCGACCCGGTTGCGCTCCGTATCGAGGAAGTCTGA
- the glpX gene encoding class II fructose-bisphosphatase, with product MTAPKDFNDRMLSLGLARVAEQAAIASADFIGRGDEKAADQAAVNAMREQLNKLDIQGTVVIGEGERDEAPMLYIGEEVGSGNGPGVDIALDPLEGTTLTAKDMPNALTVIAMGPRGSMLHAPDVYMDKLAIGPGFAKDVVTLDMSPKERVEALARAKSCATADITVCILERPRHEDMIAEVRATGAAIRLITDGDVAGVMHTAEPDITGIDMYMGSGGAPEGVLAASALKCMGGQMYGRLTFRNDDERGRAAKAGITDLDRIYTRDDMVTDHVIFAATGVTSGSLLPGIKREVGYLTTETILMRSKTGSVRRMVYRNPTQ from the coding sequence ATGACCGCCCCCAAGGATTTTAACGATCGCATGTTGTCTCTGGGCCTGGCCCGCGTCGCCGAGCAGGCGGCGATTGCATCGGCGGATTTCATCGGCCGCGGCGACGAGAAGGCCGCCGACCAGGCGGCGGTGAACGCCATGCGCGAGCAGCTCAACAAGCTCGACATCCAGGGCACGGTCGTGATCGGCGAGGGGGAGCGCGACGAGGCACCCATGCTTTACATCGGCGAGGAAGTGGGTTCGGGCAACGGACCCGGCGTCGATATCGCGCTCGATCCGCTGGAAGGCACGACGCTGACCGCCAAGGACATGCCCAACGCACTGACCGTCATCGCCATGGGGCCGCGCGGCTCCATGCTGCATGCGCCCGACGTCTATATGGACAAGCTCGCCATCGGTCCGGGCTTTGCCAAGGATGTGGTGACACTGGACATGAGCCCGAAAGAGCGGGTCGAGGCGCTGGCGCGTGCCAAGTCCTGCGCCACCGCCGATATCACCGTCTGTATCCTTGAGCGTCCCCGCCACGAGGACATGATCGCCGAGGTTCGTGCCACGGGCGCTGCGATCCGGCTCATCACCGATGGCGACGTCGCGGGTGTCATGCATACCGCAGAGCCCGACATCACCGGGATCGACATGTATATGGGATCGGGCGGGGCGCCTGAAGGCGTGCTCGCCGCATCCGCGCTGAAATGCATGGGGGGCCAGATGTATGGCCGCCTGACATTCCGCAACGATGACGAGCGCGGGCGCGCGGCAAAGGCCGGGATCACCGATCTCGACCGGATCTACACGCGCGACGACATGGTGACGGATCACGTGATCTTTGCGGCCACAGGCGTGACCTCCGGCTCGCTCCTGCCCGGGATCAAGCGCGAGGTCGGATATCTGACGACCGAGACGATCCTGATGCGTTCGAAGACCGGATCGGTCCGGCGCATGGTCTACCGCAACCCGACGCAGTAA